In one window of Mercurialis annua linkage group LG4, ddMerAnnu1.2, whole genome shotgun sequence DNA:
- the LOC126676834 gene encoding zinc finger BED domain-containing protein RICESLEEPER 2-like produces MNKWLLDASVLIECGSLLTQMSNLDQQQVALVDVEGVDGSSPELPPSTQQEQPVAAAEGSSEPSQQQQEDANPAATGGKPVDKKRKQIPVRSKVWEHFERIVDEYGKLLMAKCLYCAKIYNSDTKVNGTSTLRAHILACLKNPHSKDTRQTLLTLQPVSASHDETEGKGNLGVWKFNQDDIRKALSYMLIVDELPFKHVEGMGFKRFMSVACPRFHIPSRWTVNRDCYQMFLDERLKLKNILKNGSQRVSITTDTWTSIQRVNYMCVTCHWIDNDWILHKRIINLVPVCGHKGDYISKTLENCLLGWGLKNVFTVTMDNAGNNNTAIAAFKKKMISWGTDVCKCEYLHMRCIAHVINLVVSDGLKEMHDSVKKVRDCIRYIRNSPSRLKKFKDLAAADDKIGTKKSLCLDVATRWNSTYLMLDTACLFQSVFESYEESDESFRSDMAECIPTFVDWENVKKFATCLSYFYVTTLRISGSLYVTSNMHFQEIVDLSIMLDEMLNSEDHQIILMSRKMREKFNKYWGDPQKMNNLIFFAHVFDPTSKMKHLLFALKALFGPEQGLKLFDTVNDKLTILFAEYEKAYVHGGSSAYVSLSQSSEAVSAQTPILPPPAKRHMSLMKAKFDEQNKGSDSGSRKSELELYLSEATVENDDDFNILKWWKLNSGRFPILSRMARDILAVPISTVASESAFSTSGRVLDCFRSSLTPRLVEALVCTQDWLRAEACPLVIEECLEELEPFEQGLPN; encoded by the exons ATGAATAAGTGGTTGCTTGATGCCTCTGTATTGATTGAATGTGGTTCTTTGCTCACACAGATGTCAAACCTTGACCAACAGCAAGTTGCTCTTGTTGATGTTGAGGGGGTTGATGGCTCATCTCCTGAGTTACCCCCTTCAACTCAGCAGGAGCAACCTGTTGCTGCTGCTGAGGGCTCATCTGAGCCTTCTCAGCAGCAACAAGAAGATGCTAATCCTGCTGCTACTGGAGGTAAACCAGTTGATAAAAAACGTAAGCAAATTCCTGTTAGATCTAAAGTTTGGGAGCATTTTGAGCGCATAGTTGATGAATATGGCAAATTACTTATGGCTAAATGCTTGTATTGtgcaaaaatatataattctgACACTAAAGTGAATGGGACTTCCACACTTAGAGCCCACATTCTTGCATGTCTTAAGAACCCTCATAGTAAAGATACCAGACAGACCTTGTTAACTCTACAACCTGTTTCTGCTAGTCATGATGAAACTGAGGGGAAGGGAAATTTGGGGGTTTGGAAATTTAATCAAGATGACATTAGGAAAGCATTGTCTTATATGCTCATTGTAGATGAGTTGCCTTTTAAGCATGTAGAAGGTATGGGGTTTAAGAGATTTATGAGTGTTGCATGCCCAAGGTTTCACATTCCTTCTAGATGGACTGTTAATAGGGACTGCTACCAAATGTTTCTTGATGAAAGGTTgaagttgaaaaatattttgaaaaatgggaGTCAAAGAGTTAGTATCACAACAGACACATGGACTAGTATTCAACGTGTTAATTATATGTGTGTTACCTGCCATTGGATAGATAATGATTGGATTCTTCATAAAAGAATCATTAATCTTGTACCTGTTTGTGGGCATAAAGGGGACTACATAAGTAAAACACTTGAAAATTGCTTGCTTGGTTGGGGTCTTAAGAATGTTTTCACAGTAACTATGGATAATGCTGGTAATAATAACACTGCTATTGCtgcatttaagaaaaaaatgatttcttGGGGCactgatgtttgtaaatgtgaATATTTGCATATGAGGTGTATAGCACATGTGATCAATTTGGTTGTGTCTGATGGTCTGAAAGAAATGCATGATTCTGTTAAAAAAGTTAGAGATTGTATACGTTACATTAGGAACAGTCCATCTAGacttaagaaatttaaagacCTTGCTGCTGCTGATGATAAAATTGGCACCAAAAAGTCCTTGTGTCTTGATGTTGCAACTAGGTGGAACTCCACTTATCTTATGCTTGACACTGCTTGCTTGTTTCAATCTGTTTTTGAGAGTTATGAAGAATCTGATGAGAGTTTTAGGTCTGATATGGCTGAATGCATTCCTACTTTTGTTGATTGGGAAAATGTGAAGAAGTTTGCTACTTGCTTGTCATATTTCTATGTCACAACTTTGAGAATATCTGGGTCTTTGTATGTCACATCTAACATGCATTTTCAAGAGATTGTTGACCTTTCTATCATGTTAGATGAAATGCTTAATAGTGAGGACCATCAGATTATTCTAATGAGCAGAAAAATGAGGGAGAAATTTAACAAATATTGGGGTGATCCCCAGAAGATGAataatctgattttttttgCACATGTTTTTGATCCTACCAGTAAAATGAAACATTTGTTGTTTGCTTTGAAAGCTCTATTTGGTCCTGAGCAAGGTCTTAAGTTATTTGACACTGTGAATGATAAGCTGACAATCCTGTTTGCTGAGTATGAAAAGGCTTATGTACATGGTGGTTCATCTGCTTATGTTAGTCTTAGTCAGTCTTCAGAGGCTGTTTCTGCTCAAACACCAATCCTGCCACCACCTGCAAAAAGACATATGTCCCTGATGAAAGCCAAATTTGATGAGCAGAACAAGGGTAGTGATTCTGGTAGTAGGAAATCTGAGCTGGAATTGTACCTGAGTGAGGCTACGGTTGAGAATGATGATGATTTCAATATTTTGAAGTGGTGGAAGCTAAACTCAGGGAGATTTCCAATCCTTTCGAGGATGGCTCGAGATATTCTTGCTGTCCCTATCTCTACTGTTGCATCTGAATCAGCATTTAGTACTTCTGGAAGAGTACTAGACTGCTTTAGGAGTTCTTTAACTCCAAGATTGGTGGAAGCATTGGTGTGCACTCAGGATTGGCTTAGAGCAGAAGCTTGCCCTTTGGTGATTGAAGAGTGCCTCGAAGAATTGGAACCCTTTGAGCAAG GGTTGCCCAACTAA